In Bradyrhizobium sp. WBOS07, the genomic window GGCGAGTGTTCGCGCCATTGATCAAGAGCTCGCCCGCCAGCGTCGAACACGCCAGGCAATGCAGCCCGATACCGGAAGTCGAGTATCAGGCGCGGCTCGGCGCCGACCTGCCGCCGCGCGCGAAACCCTATTCGGTGGATGAGGTCGGCGACGCCGTCGCCTCCTTGCATCCCGGCATCGAGCTTGCCGAATGCCGCTTCGTTCACGACGCTGCGTTTCCACCGATGCCAGCAATCATGGCCGACGGCTCTGGATCGGGAACAATCGTGCTCGGAGAGGCAATTGCCGATTGGCGCGACCGCGACATCACCCATCAGGACGTCATCCTCAATTGCAACGGGGCCGAGAGGCGCCGCGGCTCCGCCGCAGAGGCGATTGACCATCCGCTGGTGCCGCTGGCCTGGCTCGCCAACGAGTTGTCGCGGACCGGCATAGGTCTCAAGGCCGGCCAGACCATCAGCACGGGCACGCTGACCGGTATGCTGCGACCGAAGGCCGGGGAAACCTACGTCGCCGATTTCGGTCCGCTGGGCTCGGTAAGCGCGACCTACTGCTGAGACGGCCCCATCGGCCAGAGCGTAAACCCGAGATTAACGCCGGCAAACTATCGTCCGAGCAAAATAATTCTCCGTTATTTGCCGGACAGATCATGAAAATCGGTACGCTCCTGACCACCGCCATCGTTTCGCTCTCGACCGTGGGCGGCGGCCTCGCCGTCTACGTCGCCGTGACCAGGTACCAAACGATGGAGCGCATCACCGAGGCGCAAGGCCGGCTGGCGATCGTCCGCGCCGTCAGCGACATCCCGCGCTACCTCAATCCCGAGCGCGGCTTTTCCACCAACATCCTTTATGGGCCGGCCAGCATCGACCCGGCGCTGCTCGCCGAGCAGGACAAGCTGCGCAAGCAGACCAACGGCGCCCGCGACAAGATGAACGCGCTGCGCAAGGAGCTGCCCGGCTCGTTCGACGACGGCGCGGCCATCGGCAGCAACATCGACGGCATCAATGCGAAATTCACCGCGCTGCGCGAGGCCATCGACAAGGCGCTGGCAGGCCCAGTCGAGGCGCGCAAGGACGCGGCCAAGAAGATCGTCGCCGACAACGTTTTGCTCAACAGCGGCGTGACCGCGCTGCTCAACGAGCAGGTCCGCCGCATGGCGATCCTCAACGGCGACGCCTACCGCCAGGCCAGCTACGCCAACATCGCAATGACGTTGCGCGACGTCGGCGGCTTCAACTCCAGCCTGCACAAG contains:
- a CDS encoding 2-keto-4-pentenoate hydratase; translated protein: MDSSRQRELARHLANLRREGRQQSGLDERLVPPDADTAYLVARMVEEELSWDVVGWKIAGMKSGLQRQLRISSPIYGRVFAPLIKSSPASVEHARQCSPIPEVEYQARLGADLPPRAKPYSVDEVGDAVASLHPGIELAECRFVHDAAFPPMPAIMADGSGSGTIVLGEAIADWRDRDITHQDVILNCNGAERRRGSAAEAIDHPLVPLAWLANELSRTGIGLKAGQTISTGTLTGMLRPKAGETYVADFGPLGSVSATYC